The following proteins come from a genomic window of Acetivibrio cellulolyticus CD2:
- a CDS encoding radical SAM/SPASM domain-containing protein, whose amino-acid sequence MKKYKLSWVDDFLNRIKPYVYMRLSDNVLIRMPNEAFKLNPTGARIIAYVLEGGSVQDFIKARSDSPETEAQLEQFFKDFLRMWNKEVCDNYTTAAIHRTEFSLGYIKLPVLSEVALTYACNIKCKFCYAGCTQKKDQEQLDTEGFKKVLDIIRYEAEVPSVSFTGGEPSTYKDLPELIKYASKTNKMRVNLITNGTLITPGKAKEFARAGLASAQVSIESPYASEHDAITGIPGSHAASVAGLKALKDAGITVHPHFTICKMNKSSLLEYPAFCKSIGGERFSSNMVIPAGRGGDDELTVSYSEIGEIVKSLQAAASKTGVKYMWYSPTPICLFNPLAEGLGNRGCSACEGLLSIDPKGNILPCSSWPEPIGNILEEGFESVWSKKRSEWIRGKGAAPEECKQCRHFAACQGACPLYFKVHGCAELHSAWESMGLSKGGA is encoded by the coding sequence TTGAAAAAATACAAATTATCATGGGTTGATGACTTCCTCAATAGAATAAAACCGTATGTATATATGCGGCTTAGTGATAATGTGCTTATTCGTATGCCAAATGAGGCCTTTAAACTTAATCCTACAGGCGCTCGTATAATTGCCTATGTTTTGGAGGGTGGTTCTGTTCAGGATTTTATTAAGGCAAGATCTGATTCGCCTGAAACAGAAGCACAATTAGAGCAGTTTTTTAAAGACTTTTTACGTATGTGGAATAAGGAAGTGTGTGATAACTATACAACTGCGGCTATACACAGGACAGAATTTAGTCTTGGCTATATCAAACTTCCGGTATTGTCTGAAGTTGCACTTACCTACGCGTGTAATATTAAGTGCAAGTTCTGTTATGCAGGATGTACTCAAAAGAAAGATCAGGAGCAGCTTGACACGGAAGGTTTTAAAAAAGTTCTCGATATTATCCGGTATGAAGCAGAGGTACCGAGTGTTTCATTTACAGGAGGAGAACCATCTACTTACAAAGACCTGCCTGAGCTCATAAAATATGCTTCAAAGACAAATAAGATGAGAGTAAATCTCATAACCAACGGCACTCTTATCACTCCCGGCAAAGCAAAAGAGTTTGCCCGCGCAGGTCTTGCATCGGCACAGGTAAGTATTGAATCTCCGTATGCTTCCGAGCATGATGCGATTACAGGGATTCCGGGTTCACATGCTGCTTCAGTAGCTGGACTTAAGGCACTTAAAGATGCAGGGATAACTGTACATCCACACTTTACCATATGCAAGATGAATAAGAGTAGCTTATTGGAATATCCCGCTTTTTGTAAGAGTATCGGAGGAGAGAGATTTTCATCAAACATGGTCATACCGGCCGGACGAGGCGGAGATGATGAATTGACTGTAAGTTACAGTGAAATAGGTGAAATAGTAAAAAGTTTGCAAGCTGCAGCTTCAAAAACAGGAGTTAAATATATGTGGTATTCACCTACGCCTATATGCTTGTTCAACCCTTTAGCGGAAGGACTAGGGAATAGAGGGTGCAGTGCCTGTGAAGGACTGCTTTCTATAGATCCGAAAGGTAATATATTGCCTTGTTCAAGCTGGCCGGAGCCTATTGGCAACATTTTAGAAGAGGGTTTTGAATCGGTATGGTCCAAAAAGAGAAGTGAGTGGATTCGAGGGAAGGGAGCTGCACCTGAGGAGTGTAAGCAATGCAGACATTTTGCAGCTTGTCAGGGAGCTTGCCCTCTATATTTTAAAGTGCATGGTTGTGCAGAACTACATTCTGCATGGGAATCTATGGGGTTGTCAAAGGGAGGAGCATAA
- a CDS encoding dockerin type I repeat-containing protein: protein MKKLLIAIVFFVMMFGSINVFAEQTDPEYNTCISGDVVLNLNDDWQPSFELAIQHMLIPPDVTYIQVYANVHITGNTDADSLIVESAEFPSLTENIEIDDNGNFDQEVKIVLTGFSSGESDTINFGAYVNAKKGDKTVRVKIGKGKLNTDFLKNANNLIDQDSDGIINSRDLALLKQNLLAEYDEMGEQESINAYIYNEWYLKDFVPGDNGASFIAQTHLRAKIDATGITLGITNNGNTKTYEYSPSITGNTDQIVEFEGVVPLTQSSDIAASASIKAYKGNRDIELLSNLRARDSGNAIVGDLDGNNKVNSLDFMLMRKYIMGLIDRFPVESGFYCADVDDSKQINAIDFAYVRKYLLGMISDFPKSSNNIIPSTPIPPTSTPATPTPGTGMVTVYKVGGIDVKKNPGVEITVEKSSSNKIWVSAVTECHGPLYADGWAKTYFSLSGSAENGVDYEKIDFGYFWRIVGSNIFTPTGDDNPKEGFYITPIDTGSEETKDVEIYFGSIGPSSKPDAIIHLTKNTSDQNTNNN from the coding sequence TTGAAAAAACTTCTTATAGCTATAGTATTTTTTGTTATGATGTTTGGAAGTATTAATGTTTTTGCTGAACAGACCGACCCTGAATACAATACATGTATTTCAGGAGACGTAGTTTTAAATTTAAACGATGACTGGCAGCCTAGTTTTGAACTAGCTATTCAGCATATGCTCATACCACCGGACGTAACTTATATTCAGGTATATGCAAACGTACATATTACAGGAAATACAGATGCTGATAGTCTTATTGTTGAGAGTGCTGAGTTTCCTTCATTAACTGAGAATATAGAAATTGATGACAATGGAAATTTCGATCAGGAAGTTAAAATAGTTTTGACTGGTTTTAGCTCTGGAGAATCCGATACAATAAATTTTGGTGCATACGTTAATGCTAAAAAAGGTGATAAAACTGTAAGAGTCAAAATAGGAAAGGGAAAGTTAAATACAGACTTTCTTAAAAATGCCAACAACTTAATAGATCAAGATTCTGATGGAATTATAAACTCTAGAGATTTAGCATTACTAAAGCAAAATCTTCTTGCTGAATACGATGAAATGGGCGAGCAGGAAAGCATTAATGCCTATATATACAATGAATGGTATTTGAAAGATTTTGTGCCCGGTGATAACGGCGCATCCTTTATAGCACAAACTCACCTAAGAGCAAAAATCGATGCAACCGGTATTACTCTTGGTATCACAAACAATGGTAATACAAAAACATATGAATACTCGCCTAGTATAACAGGTAATACTGATCAAATTGTAGAATTTGAAGGAGTAGTTCCACTGACACAATCTTCTGATATTGCTGCCAGTGCAAGTATCAAAGCGTATAAAGGGAATAGAGATATTGAACTACTAAGTAATTTAAGAGCAAGAGATAGCGGTAATGCTATAGTTGGTGACCTTGATGGAAATAATAAAGTCAATTCTCTTGACTTTATGCTTATGAGAAAATATATAATGGGTCTGATTGATAGGTTTCCTGTTGAATCAGGATTTTATTGTGCTGATGTAGATGACAGCAAACAAATTAATGCTATTGACTTTGCATATGTAAGAAAATATTTACTTGGTATGATATCTGATTTTCCGAAATCTTCTAATAATATAATCCCAAGCACTCCAATACCTCCTACATCTACGCCTGCTACACCTACTCCCGGAACTGGTATGGTTACGGTTTACAAAGTTGGCGGTATAGATGTCAAAAAAAATCCTGGAGTTGAAATTACTGTTGAAAAATCTTCATCGAATAAAATTTGGGTCTCAGCTGTAACTGAGTGTCATGGACCTTTATATGCAGACGGTTGGGCAAAAACTTACTTTAGCTTATCAGGGAGTGCAGAAAACGGTGTAGATTATGAAAAAATAGATTTTGGTTACTTCTGGAGAATTGTGGGAAGTAATATATTTACACCAACTGGAGATGATAATCCAAAGGAAGGATTCTACATAACTCCAATTGATACAGGCTCTGAGGAAACAAAAGATGTGGAAATATATTTTGGTTCTATAGGTCCTTCATCCAAACCTGATGCAATCATACATTTAACTAAAAATACCAGCGATCAGAATACAAATAATAATTGA
- a CDS encoding RNA polymerase sigma factor, giving the protein MDTDKIIVKQIIEGNTELFPNLVNKYYPKITSFIIKMGVNTEDAKDLAQEIFIKVYNNLHKYSDNWEFSTWIFRVAINTFKDSKKKKLLRTEDLDDFILKASDFEPDRYLENLYYKDLIQKMFKSMDKDIKAMIILKYCHELSFKEIGEIFKKSPESVKMRILRARKRLSELHGKSFGEDEYYEVQI; this is encoded by the coding sequence ATGGATACTGACAAAATAATTGTAAAACAGATCATAGAAGGAAACACTGAGCTGTTTCCAAATCTGGTGAATAAGTATTATCCAAAGATTACTTCATTTATTATTAAAATGGGTGTTAATACTGAGGATGCAAAAGATTTGGCTCAGGAAATATTTATAAAGGTCTATAATAACCTGCATAAATATAGTGATAATTGGGAGTTTTCAACTTGGATATTCAGAGTTGCCATAAATACTTTCAAGGATTCTAAGAAAAAGAAACTTCTAAGAACAGAGGATTTGGATGATTTTATTTTAAAAGCAAGTGATTTTGAGCCGGATAGGTATCTTGAAAATCTGTACTATAAAGATCTTATACAAAAAATGTTTAAATCAATGGATAAAGATATTAAGGCAATGATTATCTTGAAATATTGCCATGAACTTTCCTTTAAAGAGATTGGAGAAATATTTAAGAAGTCGCCTGAATCGGTAAAAATGAGAATATTGAGGGCAAGAAAAAGGCTTAGTGAATTGCATGGTAAAAGTTTTGGGGAGGATGAGTATTATGAAGTGCAAATATGA
- a CDS encoding class I SAM-dependent methyltransferase: MDEQYYEKLLNIKTSGEQKIFNDSSHYYRYEPTSYYSLETLSKHYKFTAEDSIVDFGCGKGRFNFYINHFFGSSVKGIEMNNFFYKEAIENKKSYFQTNKSKKDNINFLNCFAERYNIDPSDNKFYFFNPFSMQIFAKVIKNILVSTEVYERTVDVILYYPSSDYIYFLNTNSTFLLIDEIKVPNMYDNDPRHCFLIYRAGYYQ, encoded by the coding sequence ATGGACGAACAATATTACGAAAAACTACTAAATATAAAAACATCAGGAGAACAAAAAATCTTTAATGATTCAAGTCACTATTACAGATACGAACCAACATCCTACTATTCATTAGAAACATTGTCAAAGCACTATAAATTTACAGCAGAAGATAGTATAGTTGACTTTGGTTGTGGCAAAGGGAGGTTTAACTTTTATATAAATCACTTTTTTGGTTCCTCTGTTAAAGGGATAGAAATGAATAACTTCTTCTACAAGGAAGCTATTGAAAATAAAAAAAGCTATTTTCAGACAAATAAAAGCAAAAAGGATAATATTAATTTCTTAAACTGCTTTGCAGAAAGATATAATATTGATCCATCAGATAATAAATTCTACTTCTTTAATCCATTCTCTATGCAAATATTTGCAAAGGTAATAAAAAATATTTTAGTTTCAACGGAAGTGTATGAAAGGACAGTAGATGTTATACTATATTATCCATCAAGTGATTATATTTATTTTCTGAATACCAACTCCACCTTCTTACTTATAGATGAGATAAAAGTACCTAATATGTACGATAATGATCCCCGTCACTGTTTTTTAATTTATAGAGCAGGATATTATCAGTAA
- a CDS encoding zinc-binding dehydrogenase, which translates to MKPFLTAYKRLVVKSGACVVVGGALLQVLKSLVSGTFMSIGNKKVCTLVAKPNRKDLEFVMELVASGKVKPVIDRHYQLHEIAEAVRCLSGGYARGKAIITVFK; encoded by the coding sequence CTGAAGCCATTTTTAACGGCATACAAACGTTTGGTGGTAAAAAGTGGAGCTTGCGTTGTTGTAGGTGGTGCTTTGTTACAGGTGCTTAAATCCTTGGTGTCTGGCACATTCATGTCGATTGGCAATAAAAAGGTATGCACATTGGTCGCAAAGCCAAACAGAAAAGATTTGGAGTTCGTTATGGAGTTAGTTGCAAGCGGTAAGGTTAAGCCTGTTATAGATAGGCACTATCAGCTTCATGAAATCGCTGAAGCAGTGAGGTGTCTTAGTGGCGGTTATGCTCGAGGGAAGGCTATTATAACTGTTTTTAAGTAA
- a CDS encoding HD domain-containing protein, with protein sequence MVISKVLNKMIYYFGDDVKRINHALKVYGYAKAISGNEQISDKHRVVVELAAILHDIGIKEAERKYNSSAGKYQEMEGPAIAVELIPSDEIEETIIKRVCHLIGNHHSYQKIDGMDFQILVEADFLVNIEEEKLETEVIKSIKEKYFKTSTGQKILESLYGIV encoded by the coding sequence ATGGTGATATCAAAGGTGCTGAATAAAATGATATATTATTTTGGTGATGATGTGAAAAGAATAAACCATGCTCTTAAAGTATATGGTTATGCAAAGGCTATAAGCGGAAATGAACAGATTTCTGATAAACATAGAGTAGTTGTTGAATTGGCTGCCATTCTCCATGATATTGGCATAAAAGAAGCGGAAAGAAAGTATAATTCGTCGGCTGGCAAGTATCAGGAAATGGAGGGACCGGCTATAGCAGTAGAGTTAATTCCTTCTGATGAAATAGAAGAAACCATTATAAAAAGAGTGTGTCACCTTATTGGAAATCATCACAGCTATCAAAAAATTGACGGTATGGATTTTCAAATACTGGTTGAGGCGGATTTTTTGGTCAATATTGAGGAAGAAAAACTGGAAACAGAAGTTATTAAAAGTATTAAAGAAAAGTATTTTAAGACCTCAACAGGCCAAAAAATACTGGAAAGCTTGTATGGAATAGTTTAG
- a CDS encoding type I restriction-modification system subunit M, which yields MSENNTSSVVSKIWSFCNTLRDDGVGYGDYLEQLTYLLFLKMAYEFSKPPYNRTLPIPEKYNWDSLTEVKGAELEVHYNELLRELGKNKGILGQIFTKSQNKIQDPAKLSKLIDMIDKEQWSTMGADIKGQIYEGLLEKNAEDVKSGAGQYFTPRPLIKGIVKCLRPEPMKTISDPACGTGGFLLAAYDYIVQNYSLDKEQKHFLKYKTFFGNEIVANTRRLALMNMFLHNIGDIDSDNFISSADSLIADTGLRVDYVLTNPPFGKKSSMTFTNEEGEQETDDLTYNRQDFWATTSNKQLNFVQHIRTLLKSDGRAAVVLPDNVLFEGGAGETVRKKLLETTELHTILRLPTGIFYKPGVKANVIFFDNKPASKDPWTKEVWIYDFRTNIHFTLKKNPLKVDDLDEFIKCYNPENRHDREETWKPDTNPEGRWRRFSYEDIVNRDKTSLDITWIKDKSLADLDNLPDPDELANDIVENIEAALESFREIMVKLS from the coding sequence ATGAGTGAAAATAACACATCAAGTGTTGTGTCTAAAATATGGAGCTTTTGCAATACCTTAAGGGATGATGGAGTTGGCTATGGAGATTACTTGGAACAGCTTACATATCTTCTGTTTTTAAAAATGGCATATGAGTTTTCAAAGCCGCCTTACAACAGGACATTACCCATACCTGAAAAGTACAACTGGGACAGCCTTACCGAGGTTAAGGGTGCAGAGCTTGAGGTTCACTATAATGAACTTTTACGTGAGCTTGGGAAAAACAAGGGAATACTGGGGCAGATTTTTACAAAATCACAAAACAAGATTCAGGACCCGGCAAAGCTTTCAAAGCTCATAGATATGATTGATAAAGAGCAGTGGAGCACCATGGGGGCTGATATCAAGGGACAGATTTATGAAGGGCTTTTGGAAAAAAACGCGGAGGACGTAAAAAGCGGTGCAGGTCAGTATTTTACACCAAGACCACTTATAAAAGGCATTGTCAAGTGCCTAAGACCTGAGCCAATGAAGACAATATCCGACCCCGCCTGCGGAACAGGAGGATTCTTGCTTGCAGCTTATGACTATATTGTGCAAAACTATTCTTTGGATAAAGAGCAGAAGCATTTCCTGAAATATAAAACCTTCTTCGGTAATGAAATAGTTGCAAATACGAGAAGATTGGCTCTTATGAATATGTTCTTGCATAACATAGGTGATATTGACAGCGATAACTTTATTTCTTCTGCAGACTCACTCATAGCGGATACTGGACTTCGTGTTGATTATGTCCTCACTAATCCGCCTTTTGGTAAAAAAAGCAGCATGACTTTTACAAATGAAGAGGGAGAACAGGAGACTGATGACCTGACTTACAATCGCCAGGACTTCTGGGCTACCACAAGCAATAAGCAACTAAATTTTGTGCAGCATATTCGTACCCTCTTAAAATCTGATGGAAGAGCTGCTGTTGTATTACCGGACAATGTGCTCTTTGAAGGCGGAGCTGGGGAGACAGTCAGAAAAAAACTCCTTGAAACTACAGAGCTCCACACAATATTAAGGCTTCCAACCGGAATATTCTACAAACCAGGTGTTAAGGCTAATGTTATTTTCTTTGATAACAAGCCAGCCAGTAAAGACCCTTGGACAAAGGAAGTTTGGATTTATGACTTTAGAACTAATATTCATTTTACATTAAAAAAGAATCCTTTAAAGGTTGATGACCTGGATGAATTTATAAAGTGCTATAACCCAGAAAACAGGCATGATAGAGAGGAAACATGGAAGCCTGATACAAATCCGGAAGGCAGATGGAGAAGATTTTCTTATGAGGATATTGTAAACAGGGATAAGACAAGCCTTGATATCACCTGGATAAAGGACAAGAGCCTTGCTGATCTGGATAATCTACCTGACCCTGATGAACTGGCAAACGATATTGTGGAGAATATTGAAGCAGCTTTGGAGAGCTTCAGGGAGATAATGGTTAAACTGAGTTGA
- a CDS encoding PDDEXK nuclease domain-containing protein yields MSELSQYTNILMEIRSEIREGRYRAVLAANKEFITRYWNIGNIILKHQNIEGWGSKIIDRLAKDLASEFPDLKGFSARNLKYMRKFAEEYKEIEFVQEVLAQITWYHNITLLEKVENTKERTWYIQKVIENGWSRDVMVHQIETNLYQRQAVAEKTTNFKSLMPANQSELAAETLKDPYIFDFISFREGMDERDIERQLVQKITKFLLELGTGFAFIGNQYHLEVGGEDFYIDLLFYHTKLRCYVVIELKTGKFKPEYAGKLNFYLSAVDNKLKTDHDNPSIGIILCKEKNKLVAEYALKDMTKPMGVSEYKLLQEIPEELKSSLPTIEEIEENFTSLAGGETNE; encoded by the coding sequence ATGAGTGAACTTAGCCAATATACCAATATCCTTATGGAAATAAGATCTGAAATAAGAGAAGGCAGGTATAGAGCTGTTCTTGCCGCAAATAAAGAGTTTATAACTCGTTACTGGAATATAGGTAATATAATTTTAAAGCATCAGAATATTGAAGGTTGGGGTAGCAAGATCATTGATAGGCTTGCAAAGGATTTAGCTTCTGAGTTTCCAGATTTAAAGGGGTTTTCAGCAAGAAACTTAAAGTATATGAGAAAGTTCGCTGAGGAATATAAAGAAATAGAATTTGTGCAAGAGGTGCTTGCACAAATTACATGGTATCACAATATAACATTGCTTGAAAAGGTTGAAAATACAAAAGAAAGAACTTGGTATATTCAAAAGGTTATAGAAAATGGCTGGTCGCGTGATGTAATGGTTCATCAAATAGAAACCAATCTATATCAAAGACAGGCTGTGGCTGAAAAAACTACAAACTTTAAATCGTTGATGCCAGCCAATCAAAGTGAATTGGCAGCAGAAACTTTAAAAGACCCATACATTTTTGACTTCATATCCTTCAGGGAAGGAATGGATGAAAGGGACATTGAAAGACAATTGGTTCAGAAGATTACCAAATTTCTTTTAGAACTTGGAACAGGGTTTGCTTTCATTGGAAACCAATATCACCTGGAAGTTGGTGGAGAAGATTTCTATATAGATTTGCTGTTTTACCATACGAAGCTAAGATGTTATGTCGTTATAGAGCTTAAGACAGGAAAGTTCAAGCCTGAATATGCAGGTAAACTTAATTTCTATCTTTCGGCTGTTGACAATAAATTAAAAACAGATCATGACAATCCTTCCATAGGAATAATCCTGTGCAAGGAAAAGAATAAGCTGGTTGCAGAATATGCGTTAAAAGATATGACAAAACCAATGGGAGTAAGTGAATATAAGCTGCTGCAGGAAATTCCCGAAGAATTAAAGAGCAGCTTACCTACGATAGAAGAAATTGAAGAGAATTTTACAAGTTTGGCAGGGGGAGAGACTAATGAGTGA
- a CDS encoding restriction endonuclease subunit S has protein sequence MNEIKDLPRGWVSEKMMEVATRITKGATPTSYGYNFLKEGINFIKVENVSFGRVDLYSISDYISEEAHLCQKKSILEENDILFSIAGTIGKTCIVRKEYLPANTNQALAIIKGVKRITLPSFLVLQLESFVASKTKSMARGGAMNNISLEDLKNLEIFIPPLSEQHRIVSKIEELFSELDKGVESLKTAQQQLKVYRQAVLKWAFDGEMCIQNEKSVRSISSLITSGSRGWAQYYSDKGAKFIRIGNLTRVGIDIDLSEVQYVRLPEKAEGLRSRLQEGDLLISITADLGSIGLVPSNFGEAYINQHIAVVRLNDSRYSKFVAWYLKSETGRRRLLEYQRGATKKGLGLDDIRDVLIPYPEVHVAQKIVQEIESRLSVCDKMEEAIEKSLAQAEALRQSILKKAFEGKLVPQDPNDEPAEKLLERIRLENQNSTPKPTKKKAKGAVK, from the coding sequence ATGAATGAAATAAAGGATTTGCCTAGAGGTTGGGTTTCTGAAAAAATGATGGAAGTTGCTACTAGAATAACAAAGGGAGCTACTCCTACATCCTATGGCTATAATTTTCTCAAAGAAGGTATTAATTTTATAAAAGTTGAGAATGTTTCCTTCGGGAGAGTTGATTTATACAGCATAAGTGACTATATTTCAGAGGAGGCACATTTATGTCAAAAGAAATCAATACTTGAGGAAAATGATATATTGTTTTCAATTGCTGGGACAATTGGTAAGACATGCATTGTAAGGAAAGAGTATTTACCAGCTAATACAAATCAGGCACTAGCAATAATAAAAGGTGTTAAAAGAATAACACTTCCAAGTTTTTTAGTTTTACAGCTTGAGTCTTTTGTAGCCTCAAAAACTAAATCAATGGCACGTGGAGGTGCTATGAATAACATTTCTCTAGAAGATTTAAAGAATTTAGAGATATTTATTCCGCCTTTATCAGAACAACACCGCATAGTATCCAAAATTGAGGAGCTTTTCAGCGAACTTGACAAAGGTGTGGAAAGCTTGAAAACAGCACAGCAGCAGTTGAAGGTTTATCGTCAGGCTGTTTTGAAATGGGCATTTGATGGAGAAATGTGTATACAAAATGAAAAAAGTGTTAGGTCAATATCATCTCTGATAACAAGTGGCTCAAGAGGTTGGGCACAGTACTATTCGGACAAAGGGGCAAAATTTATAAGAATTGGGAATTTAACTAGAGTTGGTATTGATATTGATCTGTCGGAAGTTCAGTATGTTAGATTGCCAGAGAAAGCAGAAGGACTGAGAAGCAGACTTCAAGAAGGAGATTTGCTGATATCTATAACTGCTGATTTGGGTAGCATTGGACTTGTACCAAGTAATTTTGGAGAAGCATACATCAATCAGCATATTGCGGTAGTACGATTAAATGATTCAAGATATAGTAAGTTTGTAGCTTGGTATCTAAAAAGTGAAACTGGCAGAAGAAGACTATTAGAGTATCAAAGAGGTGCGACTAAAAAGGGGCTTGGTTTAGATGACATTAGAGATGTTTTAATTCCTTATCCAGAAGTTCATGTAGCACAAAAAATAGTCCAAGAAATTGAATCCCGCTTATCTGTCTGTGACAAAATGGAAGAGGCTATAGAGAAGAGCTTGGCACAAGCGGAAGCACTTCGTCAAAGCATCCTTAAAAAAGCCTTTGAAGGCAAGCTTGTACCCCAAGACCCCAATGACGAACCTGCTGAAAAACTTCTAGAGCGGATACGGTTAGAAAATCAAAATTCTACTCCCAAACCTACAAAGAAAAAAGCTAAAGGAGCAGTCAAATGA